In the genome of Magnolia sinica isolate HGM2019 chromosome 2, MsV1, whole genome shotgun sequence, one region contains:
- the LOC131236609 gene encoding pentatricopeptide repeat-containing protein At3g24000, mitochondrial-like yields MGELYAALSRCINPSFAALAKATHSQLLKLGNFSNLHLATRMLAAYSKCGISEDACELFDEITTTLSSLDIVSWNAIISGCVKNGRDEVAFQYFKRLQSDYRRLGADSYTLSSLLSSTHCLEKAITSGEQLHGYALKTGILSSVSVGNALITFYAAWYRLPDARMVFESMPLRDVVSWTALISGYARRCGHEEESLRLFVLMMSGQEGPRPNQFTFASVFGACGGLACLSQGDALISTVLKMGLLSDVHVQNSLIGFYSECGCLDVARDVFDAIIEPDIISWNSLLKGYSNQGRGEEALRILDEMIEVGAMPNSVTFISVLSACSHSGMTSQGLELFRRMEQDHGINPGTEHVSCIVNLLGRAGRLHQAVEFIRGFAFELGPSTWRTLLGACWVHGNAEELAEWAAAQLLRIEPRDAEAHVVLSNIYASSGRWDMVRNLRRSMKEKGVEKEPGSSWIEVGNMVHSFMSSDSVHPQMDEIEMRLMELTNNIKDQMHYGNSFLLFMEL; encoded by the coding sequence ATGGGCGAGCTGTACGCCGCGTTGAGCCGATGCATAAACCCCAGCTTCGCAGCATTAGCAAAGGCCACTCACTCCCAACTCCTCAAGCTCGGAAACTTCTCCAACCTCCATCTCGCCACCCGCATGCTCGCTGCGTACTCCAAATGCGGCATTTCTGAAGATGCCTGCGAACTGTTCGACGAAATTACCACCACATTATCATCACTAGACATCGTCTCCTGGAACGCAATCATATCGGGCTGCGTTAAAAACGGAAGGGATGAGGTCGCCTTCCAATATTTCAAACGCTTGCAATCCGACTACAGGAGATTAGGCGCTGATTCTTACACTCTGTCGAGCCTCCTTTCTTCTACGCATTGCTTGGAGAAGGCGATAACCAGCGGCGAACAGCTTCATGGGTATGCTCTCAAGACTGGAATTCTCTCCAGCGTCTCTGTCGGAAACGCGCTGATCACGTTCTACGCCGCGTGGTACCGGCTTCCGGACGCCAGGATGGTTTTTGAATCAATGCCACTGCGGGACGTCGTGTCATGGACTGCATTGATCTCAGGATACGCACGGCGATGTGGCCATGAAGAAGAGTCCTTGAGGCTGTTTGTTCTCATGATGAGCGGCCAGGAAGGCCCAAGACCCAATCAATTCACCTTTGCTTCAGTCTTCGGTGCGTGCGGGGGCCTTGCTTGCCTCTCACAAGGAGACGCATTGATCTCGACGGTGCTTAAGATGGGTCTCCTCTCAGACGTCCATGTCCAGAATTCACTGATTGGTTTCTACTCGGAATGCGGGTGTTTGGATGTTGCTAGAGATGTTTTCGATGCCATAATTGAACCCGACATCATCTCATGGAATTCTCTTCTGAAGGGATACTCAAATCAAGGGAGAGGCGAAGAGGCCCTCCGAATCCTTGATGAGATGATCGAGGTGGGTGCCATGCCAAACTCTGTTACCTTCATCTCAGTCCTGTCTGCATGTAGTCATTCCGGAATGACATCCCAAGGGCTTGAATTGTTCCGAAGAATGGAACAAGATCATGGGATCAACCCCGGAACTGAGCACGTCTCCTGCATTGTCAATCTCTTGGGTCGTGCTGGTAGGCTTCACCAGGCAGTAGAGTTTATTCGGGGGTTCGCTTTCGAGCTTGGTCCTTCCACATGGAGGACATTGCTTGGAGCTTGTTGGGTACACGGCAATGCAGAGGAGCTTGCAGAGTGGGCTGCGGCACAGCTACTTCGGATAGAGCCCCGTGATGCTGAAGCTCATGTGGTGCTCTCTAACATCTATGCATCAAGCGGGAGATGGGATATGGTAAGGAATCTTAGGCGCTCAATGAAGGAGAAAGGAGTGGAGAAGGAACCCGGATCGAGCTGGATCGAGGTGGGGAACATGGTCCATTCATTCATGTCCTCAGATTCAGTCCATCCCCAGATGGATGAAATTGAGATGAGGTTGATGGAGCTCACTAACAACATCAAGGATCAAATGCATTATGGTAATTCTTTTTTGTTATTCATGGAACTGTAA
- the LOC131236607 gene encoding nuclear transcription factor Y subunit B-3-like, which yields MDLPLQLEGDTKGPAKAGDGFGKKDVVVVQPGPSNQIAHHSSFTQGMSYMHSQNLFGGKAIKYSCRKLSEPGLN from the exons ATGGATTTGCCATTGCAGCTGGAG ggtgATACTAAAGGACCTGCCAAGGCTGGCGATGGATTTGGCAAAAAGGATGTGGTTGTAGTGCAGCCTGGCCCTAGCAACCAG ATTGCTCATCATAGTTCTTTTACTCAAGGAATGAGCTATATGCATTCTCAG AACTTGTTCGGGGGAAAGGCCATCAAGTACTCCTGTAGGAAGCTCTCTGAACCAGGCCTTAATTAG
- the LOC131236608 gene encoding coatomer subunit beta'-1-like, whose amino-acid sequence MWSSTHLIRRSFQRIEGTLSFSTVSIKDHSLFSSRHSKSLKHNPNGRFVVVCGDGEYIIYTALAWRNRSFGSALEFVWSSDGEYAVRESISRIKIFEITYNNGEGYCCS is encoded by the exons ATGTGGTCATCAACG CATCTGATCCGAAGATCATTCCAACGGATTGagggtactctctctttctcaacggtgagcatcaaggACCATAGCTTGTTCTCTTCGAGGCACTCGAAG AGCTTAAAACACAACCCAAATGGGAGGTTTGTTGTGGTTTGTGGGGATGGagaatacattatatatacagcTTTGGCCTGGAGAAATAGATCCTTTGGTTCAGCATTGGAATTTGTTTGGTCATCAGATGGAGAATATGCAGTTAGGGAAAGTATATCAAGGATTAAGATTTTTGAGATCACATATAACAATGGTGAAGGCTATTGTTGTTCTTAA